The following proteins are encoded in a genomic region of Ornithodoros turicata isolate Travis chromosome 6, ASM3712646v1, whole genome shotgun sequence:
- the LOC135396735 gene encoding lys-63-specific deubiquitinase BRCC36-like, protein MGTKRVNLSMDVYMVCLSHALSTEKEEVMGLLIGEIDETKVAHISAVIVLRRSDKRKDRVEISPEQLSDASTQAEVLAHVHGRPIRVLGWYHSHPHITVWPSHVDVQTQSIYQMMDEGFVGLIFSVFNQDSTTKVNQFQVTCFQSVNQAVDGSMPRYVRVEIPLYLVPATHISSACLSALVQLPAILCQEEQDIYNMTKQVPGLDFLTKTHNSAVFVKALCNIAEAVSGPLLQSLENRLQYNQQLLNQLEVEKAELQKSIAERRTQHVVELNKC, encoded by the exons ATGGGCACGAAACGAGTTAACCTTTCGATGGACGTCTACATGGTTTGTCTGAGCCACGCTTTGTCGACGGAAAAGGAAGAAGTTATGGGCTTGCTCATAGGAGAG ATTGACGAGACGAAAGTTGCGCATATATCAGCTGTTATCGTATTACGAAGATCAGACAAGCGAAAAGACCGCGTCGAGATATCCCCTGAACAGCTGTCAGATGCATCGACACAAGCAG AAGTGCTCGCCCATGTCCACGGCAGACCCATTCGTGTCCTGGGGTGGTACCACTCTCATCCCCATATAACAGTATGGCCATCACACGTTG ACGTCCAAACCCAGTCCATCTACCAAATGATGGATGAAGGATTTGTGGGCttgatattttcggtgttcaaTCAAGACAGCACGACAAAG GTGAATCAGTTCCAGGTAACATGCTTTCAGTCTGTGAACCAAGCTGTAGATGGCAGCATGCCTAG GTATGTTAGAGTCGAGATACCACTCTACTTGGTACCTGCTACCCATATTTCCAGTGCATGCTTGTCAGCACTGGTACAGCTGCCTGCAATACTGTGTCAGGAAGAACAAGACATATACAACATGACTAAGCAAGTGCCAGGACTGGATTTTTTGACCAAAACGCACAATAGTGCAG TGTTCGTGAAAGCACTGTGCAACATTGCAGAAGCTGTCAGTGGGCCACTGCTGCAGAGTTTGGAGAACCGACTCCAATATAACCAGCAGCTACTTAACCAGCTAGAAGTGGAAAAAGCTGAACTACAAAAGAGCATCGCCGAAAGAAGAACACAGCATGTTGTAGAGTTGAACAAGTGCTGA
- the LOC135396736 gene encoding intraflagellar transport protein 43 homolog isoform X1, whose amino-acid sequence MGTNAHQQTSPVRADDATYFPLLSNIRLQTQLLISQINNAMEDLDFGVDLESPIKKSDVTRRRRSNLFGNANDAKGGEISKPPPKPRRNSGWADEGSSGLFRFRRQSTRAQSTVKTADNNSVMKDAPKVPKTETILDRDDDSDADMPIIPDLNEAEKEDLTSQVAQAPSASQLEPFQHLDGDLLKQAPFSKLDGIDLRLLARYLSPEGDLKEVVAYQQCNALTYNTKTIGICSQMSPGPGTSFLRKY is encoded by the exons ATGGGCACTAATGCGCATCAGCAGACATCCCCCGTtcgagcagacgacgcaacctACTTCCCGTTGCTTAGCAACATTCGTTTACAAACACAGTTACTCATCTCACAAATTAATAACGCGATGGAAGATTTGGACTTTGGGGTAGATCTCGAATCGCCAATTAAAAAG TCAGACGTTACGCGAAGGCGACGATCTAATCTATTCGGCAATGCCAACGATGCAAAG GGTGGTGAAATCTCGAAGCCGCCGCCGAAGCCAAGAAGGAACAGCGGCTGGGCTGATGAAGGGTCATCTGGACTGTTTCG TTTCAGACGGCAGTCAACACGTGCCCAGAGCACTGTCAAAAC GGCTGACAACAACTCTGTGATGAAAGACGCGCCAAAGGTACCCAAGACAGAAACAATACTCGACAGAGACGACGACTCAGACGCAG ATATGCCCATAATACCAGACTTGAATGAAGCGGAAAAGGAGGACCTCACATCTCAAGTGGCACAGGCTCCGAG CGCAAGTCAGCTGGAGCCGTTTCAACACTTGGATGGGGACCTGCTGAAGCAAGCGCCATTTTCAAAGCTC GATGGAATAGACCTCCGTCTGCTTGCGAGGTACCTATCCCCAGAGGGAGATCTGAAAGAGGTAGTGGCATATCAGCAGTGTAATGCACTTACTTACAATACCAAAACTATTGGTATCTGCAGCCAGATGTCCCCTGGACCTGGGACGTCCTTTTTACGGAAGTACTGA
- the LOC135396736 gene encoding intraflagellar transport protein 43 homolog isoform X2, with translation MGTNAHQQTSPVRADDATYFPLLSNIRLQTQLLISQINNAMEDLDFGVDLESPIKKSDVTRRRRSNLFGNANDAKGGEISKPPPKPRRNSGWADEGSSGLFRFRRQSTRAQSTVKTADNNSVMKDAPKVPKTETILDRDDDSDADMPIIPDLNEAEKEDLTSQVAQAPSASQLEPFQHLDGDLLKQAPFSKLDGIDLRLLARYLSPEGDLKEPDVPWTWDVLFTEVLTTISKDSASTDK, from the exons ATGGGCACTAATGCGCATCAGCAGACATCCCCCGTtcgagcagacgacgcaacctACTTCCCGTTGCTTAGCAACATTCGTTTACAAACACAGTTACTCATCTCACAAATTAATAACGCGATGGAAGATTTGGACTTTGGGGTAGATCTCGAATCGCCAATTAAAAAG TCAGACGTTACGCGAAGGCGACGATCTAATCTATTCGGCAATGCCAACGATGCAAAG GGTGGTGAAATCTCGAAGCCGCCGCCGAAGCCAAGAAGGAACAGCGGCTGGGCTGATGAAGGGTCATCTGGACTGTTTCG TTTCAGACGGCAGTCAACACGTGCCCAGAGCACTGTCAAAAC GGCTGACAACAACTCTGTGATGAAAGACGCGCCAAAGGTACCCAAGACAGAAACAATACTCGACAGAGACGACGACTCAGACGCAG ATATGCCCATAATACCAGACTTGAATGAAGCGGAAAAGGAGGACCTCACATCTCAAGTGGCACAGGCTCCGAG CGCAAGTCAGCTGGAGCCGTTTCAACACTTGGATGGGGACCTGCTGAAGCAAGCGCCATTTTCAAAGCTC GATGGAATAGACCTCCGTCTGCTTGCGAGGTACCTATCCCCAGAGGGAGATCTGAAAGAG CCAGATGTCCCCTGGACCTGGGACGTCCTTTTTACGGAAGTACTGACTACCATCAGCAAAGACTCTGCTAGCACAGATAAATAG
- the LOC135396733 gene encoding activator of 90 kDa heat shock protein ATPase homolog 1-like, which yields MAKWGEGDPRWIVEERPDATNVNNWHWTEKNASQWSKDKLTELFTGLEIKAPNGSCKVLEVSKCEGEAVANNRKAKLIFFYEWSLELKWEGEIDDDDETVQGKVEIPNLSEEHDPSDVDVTVTVQGNSKTADTLKEMMRKQGTEVIRSQLEKYISGLKKEFSQGMILPTKNTTANQESSVGKTTLNIKKDQIINGMSGDRRDAGVKLDVSMINLKESFKCTAQELYRALTVPEMVQAFTLSQCKIEAEKGGRFELFGGNVSGTFTELVPDEKICMQWRFRGWPDGHFSQVTIKITQKSDCTDLELMQIGVPRSEAERTEDGWRRHYWESMKRVFGFGVSLY from the exons ATGGCGAAATGGGGTGAAGGAGACCCACGTTGGATCGTCGAGGAGAGGCCTGATGCCACTAACGTTAATAATTGGCATTG GACAGAAAAGAATGCATCACAGTGGTCCAAAGACAAATTAACCGAGCTCTTCACGGGTTTAGAGATCAAAGCTCCTAACG GCTCCTGTAAAGTACTGGAAGTTAGCAAATGTGAAGGTGAAGCCGTCGCAAACAACAGGAAAGCGAAGTTGATATTTTTTTACGAATGGTCGCTGGAATTAAAATGGGAAG GGGAAatagacgacgacgacgaaacCGTGCAGGGCAAGGTGGAAATCCCGAATTTGAGCGAAGAGCATGACCCGTCTGATGTTGAT GTAACTGTCACTGTTCAAGGGAATAGTAAAACAGCCGATACACTCAAGGAAATGATGAGAAAACAGGGAACGGAGGTCATTCGCAGTCAGCTTGAGAAATACATTTCGGGCTTAAAGAAAG AATTTTCTCAAGGTATGATTCTTCCGACGAAGAATACAACTGCCAACCAGGAGTCATCTGTGGGGAAGACAACTTTAAACATAAAAAAAGACCAG ATTATCAATGGCATGTCGGGTGACAGGAGAGACGCAGGTGTGAAACTGGATGTGTCGATGATAAACCTCAAGGAATCATTCAAGTGCACCGCGCAAGAACTCTACCGGGCCCTCACAGTACCAGAG ATGGTGCAAGCATTCACCCTGAGCCAGTGCAAGATTGAAGCCGAAAAAGGAGGCAGATTCGAGCTCTTTGGAGGAAACGTCTCTGGTACCTTCACAGAGCTG GTGCCGGATGAAAAGATTTGCATGCAGTGGAGATTTCGTGGTTGGCCCGACGGACACTTCTCACAGGTCACGATCAAGATAACGCAGAAGAGCGACTGCACGGATCTGGAGCTAATGCAGATTGGGGTGCCACGTTCGGAGGCTGAGAGGACGGAGGACGGGTGGCGCCGCCACTACTGGGAGAGCATGAAGCGAGTCTTTGGTTTCGGTGTCTCACTCTACTGA
- the LOC135396736 gene encoding intraflagellar transport protein 43 homolog isoform X3, producing MGTNAHQQTSPVRADDATYFPLLSNIRLQTQLLISQINNAMEDLDFGVDLESPIKKSDVTRRRRSNLFGNANDAKGGEISKPPPKPRRNSGWADEGSSGLFRADNNSVMKDAPKVPKTETILDRDDDSDADMPIIPDLNEAEKEDLTSQVAQAPSASQLEPFQHLDGDLLKQAPFSKLDGIDLRLLARYLSPEGDLKEVVAYQQCNALTYNTKTIGICSQMSPGPGTSFLRKY from the exons ATGGGCACTAATGCGCATCAGCAGACATCCCCCGTtcgagcagacgacgcaacctACTTCCCGTTGCTTAGCAACATTCGTTTACAAACACAGTTACTCATCTCACAAATTAATAACGCGATGGAAGATTTGGACTTTGGGGTAGATCTCGAATCGCCAATTAAAAAG TCAGACGTTACGCGAAGGCGACGATCTAATCTATTCGGCAATGCCAACGATGCAAAG GGTGGTGAAATCTCGAAGCCGCCGCCGAAGCCAAGAAGGAACAGCGGCTGGGCTGATGAAGGGTCATCTGGACTGTTTCG GGCTGACAACAACTCTGTGATGAAAGACGCGCCAAAGGTACCCAAGACAGAAACAATACTCGACAGAGACGACGACTCAGACGCAG ATATGCCCATAATACCAGACTTGAATGAAGCGGAAAAGGAGGACCTCACATCTCAAGTGGCACAGGCTCCGAG CGCAAGTCAGCTGGAGCCGTTTCAACACTTGGATGGGGACCTGCTGAAGCAAGCGCCATTTTCAAAGCTC GATGGAATAGACCTCCGTCTGCTTGCGAGGTACCTATCCCCAGAGGGAGATCTGAAAGAGGTAGTGGCATATCAGCAGTGTAATGCACTTACTTACAATACCAAAACTATTGGTATCTGCAGCCAGATGTCCCCTGGACCTGGGACGTCCTTTTTACGGAAGTACTGA